The sequence CAGCATTGGCACGGATCGTGCCGTCGCTGACGCTGGCCGATATTGGCGCGACCGATCTGGTGATTGAGGCCGCCACCGAACGGGAAACCGTCAAGCAGGCTATTTTCGAGGATCTGCAGCCGCATCTGAAACCGCACACGATCCTGACGTCTAACACGTCGTCGATCTCGATCACCCGTCTGGCCAGCCGGACCGACCGGCCGGAGCGCTTTATGGGGTTCCACTTCATGAACCCGGTGCCGGTGATGCAGCTGGTGGAGCTGATCCGCGGCATCGCCACCGATGAGCCGACGTTCAAGGCGTGCCAGGATGTGGTGGCGCGGCTGGGTAAGACTTCTGCCAGCGCAGAAGACTTCCCGGCGTTCATCGTCAACCGCATCCTGATGCCGATGATCAACGAGGCGGTCTATACGCTGTACGAGGGCGTGGGGTCGGTGAAGTCGATCGACGAATCGATGAAGCTGGGCGCCAACCACCCGATGGGGCCGCTGGAGCTGGCGGATTTCATCGGGCTGGACACCTGCCTGGCCATCATGAACGTGCTGCACGATGGGCTGGCGGACACCAAATACCGCCCCTGCCCGCTGCTGACCAAATATGTCGAGGCCGGATGGCTGGGCCGCAAGACCCAGCGCGGATTCTACGACTACCGTGGTGAAACCCCGGTGCCGACACGCTGATCCTGAGCGGCGGAAGGGGGGCGCTGCCCCCTCTTGGCCTCGCGGCCAATTCACCCCCGGGATGTTTTCAGCCAGATGAAGAGGCGGACCTGCGTCGCGCCTGTTTTTCAGCCCTGCTTGCCGAGGCTGAGCGTATGCTCGCGCAGCCAGGCCATGAAGCCGCGCGGGTCGCTGTGCAGCTTTTCCATCTGCGCGTCGGTCAGCGGTTTGCCGACCACCGGCGCCTGCGGCTTGTTGCAGGAGCGCACGATTTCATGCAGCAGGAGGCCCTGGCGCAGGATCGGAGAGATCTGGCAGGCGATCTGGTACCAGCGCGAGTTTGAGCCCGGGAAGTAAATCGGCACCACCCGGGCGCCGGAGCGGCGGATCAGCTGGGCGGTGAAGACATTCCATTCACGTTCGATGGCCGGCCCGAACCAGCTGTCGGACGACATCACCACCCCCGAGGGGAACAGTGCCACGGCGCCGCCGTCCTTGAGAAACGCCATGGTCTTGGCGCGCATGTCGACCATCTTGCGCTGCGCGTCGGGGTCATGCGGGAAGGGTACCGGGATCATGAAAGAGGTCGCGGCCTCATCCAGCCCGGTCAGCACCGAGCGGGTCAGAATGCGGTAATCCAGGCGGCGGCGGCCGATGAGGTCGGCGAAGATCATGCCGTCGACCATCCCGTGCGGGTGGTTGGCGACGATCACCACCGGACCGTCGGCGGGGATATTTTCGATCTGCTCCTGCGGCGTCTGCAGTTCGATGCCCATGGTGTTGAGGGCCCCGCGCCAGAACTTCTGGCCGCGGTATTCGGCGTTCTGCTTTTCGAATTTGCTGACCATGCGCAAAATCGTCAGCTTGCCGGTCAGCCATTCGATGGTCTTTATCGCCAAGGAGGTCCAGCGGTCATCGAAGGAGTTGGCATAGGTCAGCGTGCGGCGGTCATAGACCTCGCCCGTCTGCTCAGCGGTATCAGATGCGATGCCGGTGTTCCTGTCGTGTGCGGTATCCGCCAATGTGCTCTTCCCGTTCCGCTGCCGGCGCGGGCCTAGTAGCCCTCGCCGAACTTGTCGGCCACCAGGGCCTCCAGCGCATGCGCCAGCGCATCAGCATCGGGCCCCGAAGTCTCGACGTCAATAGTCGTTCCTTTCGAGGCTGCCAACATCAAAAGGCCC is a genomic window of Leisingera caerulea DSM 24564 containing:
- a CDS encoding 3-hydroxybutyryl-CoA dehydrogenase; its protein translation is MEIQKVGVIGAGQMGNGIAHVMALAGYDVVLNDVSQQALDAALSLIHKNMARQASKGKISEDDVQAALARIVPSLTLADIGATDLVIEAATERETVKQAIFEDLQPHLKPHTILTSNTSSISITRLASRTDRPERFMGFHFMNPVPVMQLVELIRGIATDEPTFKACQDVVARLGKTSASAEDFPAFIVNRILMPMINEAVYTLYEGVGSVKSIDESMKLGANHPMGPLELADFIGLDTCLAIMNVLHDGLADTKYRPCPLLTKYVEAGWLGRKTQRGFYDYRGETPVPTR
- a CDS encoding lysophospholipid acyltransferase family protein, whose translation is MADTAHDRNTGIASDTAEQTGEVYDRRTLTYANSFDDRWTSLAIKTIEWLTGKLTILRMVSKFEKQNAEYRGQKFWRGALNTMGIELQTPQEQIENIPADGPVVIVANHPHGMVDGMIFADLIGRRRLDYRILTRSVLTGLDEAATSFMIPVPFPHDPDAQRKMVDMRAKTMAFLKDGGAVALFPSGVVMSSDSWFGPAIEREWNVFTAQLIRRSGARVVPIYFPGSNSRWYQIACQISPILRQGLLLHEIVRSCNKPQAPVVGKPLTDAQMEKLHSDPRGFMAWLREHTLSLGKQG